gctcagagacagAATTGCCTGGAGCCACATGAGCCCAGGACTGAACCAGGGGCCAAGTTCTCAACCAACGACACTGGGCTGCTTAGGGAAAGAGCTTAAGTACCATCTGGAGTAAATCATGGAGGGTGGGGAAAGCCCAGCCTGCAGGAATGTGGATAAGTCCCCTAAGCCGTGGGGGGATTAGTGAGATTCTCTGAATAAGGGGGAGGtggtggagggtgaggaaacaggAGACAGGCAAAAACAGTCTGGGATGTTTAGTTTCTCGTGGCATTTGCAGAGTGGGTTGCAGAGGCGGCTGCAGAGGCAGGGAGCTGAGTGGGGGAAAGAGGCCAGTTTCCTGGGGAAGTGGGTCGCAGTATTACCCATTCAGCCAAGTCATAAGTGCCAAGAGCTTGTTTTTAACAGGGATAGATGGGCTGGGCCCCTGCTCTCAGTGGGAGGAGATAAAAATAATCAAGTGAATACAGCACTTGTGTCACCATCaaattatttattaatgaaaataaataagggTGGGCAATTTAGATGATTAGGGGTGGGAGCGGGGAGGCTTGGGTAACACTGAAGCCAAGATTTGAATGACAAAGAACTGTCATCTGGGGAATGACAAGCAAGTGCAAAAGTCCAAGGTGGAAAAGAGCTGAAGAGTTGGAACGGGAAGTCAGTGAGGCTGAAGGCCTGGGAGAGGGAAGCGGGGCAGCGTCCCGTGATATTTAAGGTGGTTCTAGCTGCTGGGTCAGATGACAGGGGTTGAAAGGAAGCCAGTGACCAGTGAGGCAGCTGTGGTGTAGGGCCAAGCTCACTATAGGATGGCTCTGTTTCCCACTTTAGGTCAAAGCAGGCTCCGTGAAACAGGAGTTCGAGAAGCAAGACGAGCTGAAGCGCTCCGCGATGAGGGCGGTGGCCGCCCTGCTGACCATCCCCGAGGTGGGGAAGAGCCCCATCATGGCTGACTTCTCTTCCCAAATCCGATCCAACCCCGAACTTGCTGCTCTCTTTGAAAGCATCCAAAAGGATTCTGCTTCACCGCCCAGCACAGAGTCAATGGAGCTCAGCTAGACCTTCCCCAGCCCGCAAGTGGGCCCTTCTCGAGGGGCCCACCTGAGCCCCAAGCCTTACCCTCCTGCCCTTATACAGACCGCAGGCCTCTACTGCTGTCATCTCAAAGGGGTCCTCCTGCTCCCCAAGGGGCTGACAGTGCCTTCACGTGGACCCCAACCTACAGGTCCCCAACAAGAGCTGTGAGGCTGCTAACCCTGGGGCCCTTTAACTCAGGACAGTCAAAGCAATTGGCCAAAGCTTTCCCAACACTCCCATAGAAGATCCGGGTTCAACTCCTCTGTACCCACCACTTTCCAGACTAGTTCCTTCAAACCAGGGAATCCCTGCCTCACAAAGCACTGACTAGGATTTAGACCtcgtgctcctgagggctgtgaaAGATGGGACAGCAGGCTGACCTTTCCCACTGGTGTCCCAAATTCATCACTCATATCACTTCTATTTTTTCACTTCTCATGGTCTTGAATCTGTGCCAAAAATTTGTGCTCTGGTGGGGCATCTTTCTTAAAAACCTCTAATACCACTGACTTATTCATATTTCCTGCCTTTTTATACCCAGCTGGTTTTGTTGTTCTGAGGAAAGTTTTGAACATGTCATTTCTGAGTTTCAGTGGAGTACACCATGCCATATCCTTGAAAGATCTATATTGTCACTTAACAGTATTTTGAAGTCTACTTATTTCTTGGAAAGGCAGGATCATGTCATAGATTTTGTAAACTTCCAACTAGAGTACAGATTCTAGCTAATGTTGCCCAAGAAAGTAGTGTTAAATTACAAGTTCTGGGAGTCCTTATCATGAGGTAAGGATCTTACACTGTGAGAAACCGCTGCTAAACTATGGGACAATTCAAAGACTGGAAGCTATTTTTCAACTATCCAGGATTGACAGAACATTTTgagtgtaattaatgccactgaatcgtACACTTAACAATGGTTAGACAGACAGCTTGGTGTTATGTGTGACCTCAATAAATGAAAACCCCAAGACtgatcatgcagaaaaatttgTGAATCACTctattgtgtatttttaaagaacagaagAAGCCATAGGGTGCTATTTTGGCACCCTGTaagaatttaataaatgttatcTGGATCCTTTCATTTCCTCAATCCTCACAAGAACCACATAAGGAAACTGGCCCAACTTtacaaactgaggctcagaatgaCTAAATGCGCAGAAGAGCAAGGCTACTCAGGGATCTTGAACACACCTTGGTCTGGCGGCCAAGCCCAGGTGCTTCCCTTCTTCCCCAGCTGGACCCAATCAAGGCTAGCCTGGACGCCCAAGGTCATGTTCCCTGAGGAAGAACTGAATGCCCTCTACAAGCTCCCTCCTGAACCAAAGATGCCACAGGGCTCGAACCGGCAAAAGAGCCAAACAATCTGTGACAACCTGTCAAAGTTAGCCAAGAAATGGAAACTAAAAGGGGGTGGGAGGAAATACCAGATGGCAGactttttatggttttatttcacacaaataaaacttgaaaacaaGCTGTCTATTCATTTTCCTCGCTGCGTAGCCGGGCATTGGGATTGGTGACTCTGATGGCCAGCTGGGCTGCTCTTTCCACGATGGCTTTGCGGTTCTTGGAAGAAACGTTGTGAGCAATCTCAGCACAGTAAGATCTGGAAGAGAATCAAGTGGGTAAGGAACAAGCCAGCCCTTAACACACACACCTGGAAGAATCCCCCTGGGGAGGCAATGGCTTTGGTCACCTTTCCTTCACACAACAGCACTGGGCAGAGACCAGCACACCCCGAGTCCCAACTCACGACTCCCCAATATTAGCAGGAAGGTTCTTAAGCACTCCTTGCTAGTGACAAGGAGGCTTTAGTTCACACAGCACCTTCACTGGCCCCTCATTAATCCCCACAGCAGCCTTGTAGTCTAGGTATCActtcccttttacagatgaagaaaccaaggtccacaaaaggggaaatgaattcccaagtcacacagcaaggcatGGACAGAGCCAGACTCCAGGTTGAGGCACTCGtcccctcagttcttctggctaaTCTGTCCAACTCTTAATGTGGTCTTGGGGAGCTTGGACTTGGCCATGGAAAGTTCTGGAACACTCGGCTCACGTGACCAAGAGCAGAATCCACTAGTCTGAATCAAATAAGGGCTTCCCAGTGCCAGATAATAGGCATTTTACTGCTAACAGTGACTGCTGAAGACACAATTCAGGTTGACAGGAGAAGTAGTGCTGACAAGTTACCCTGTAAGAAGCTATACCTACCATTTCCTGAGTACCCACTGTGTGTCAGATACTGTTCTAGtgctttctgttcttttgcatTAATTTCTCACACTTCTAAGAGGCAGCTACACCAAGCCTAGATTAAGAATAAATTAGCCTCATGTGATCAAAGGAACGTATTTCAGTAAGGTGATTTATGATGTCATTATGACTAGAGTAAGAAAAGACTGCTGGAGCGATTTCAAGCACAGAAAAACAAGACTGTAAGGGGTAATCCCTTGAGGCAgtgaactatatatatatagtcttttcAAAAACTCTGGCAGGAAAATAGTTTAACACCAGAACAGACAAAAGAATCCAGACAAAGACCTGTTTTATCTAGAAGGGTCCAACTCAAGTTCAAAGTagctaaattttttaatgttcccACAATGTTTTCGAAGACTTAAATGCTTATTGCAATAACATGTTATAAGGATTTTTAATGGATACAAAATATTCCACCCAGTGCTTATACTCAATCACTCACCACCAATTATCTTCAAATTGTTCCCAATTGTTCAGTTACTGCTCTAATGACCAGCTCTaaaatttcccttcttttcaattatttaagGATAAATACCTAGAAATTGAGCTTATTGATCAAAGGTGGTAGGTACATATTATGGCTCCTGACACACCGCCAAGCTGCTCTCTCTTTATATATAGCTTTATGGCAACCAGCAACACCTGTCAATCATACTGCAAATGAAGTCAGAATAACCGTATGTTATTTTTACTACTTTTATCTCTGACCATGTTATGtatctataaatatataaatacataaatgttattaGGGATGCTCTCTGCATATCCCTGGTAATACACTTGTTAGCTTCAGTTTaacagtaaggaaaaaaaaacgaaCTTTCCTCTGCTTAAccaaaaaaaccaccaccactCCCTCCAATCCAGATTTGTGTGAAGTGTCTAAATCATTTCCCATTTCCCTTTTGAAGCCTCCTTATTCCTCTGTCCTAGTATTTGGAACTGAGTGCCCAGGGGCCTAAGTAGACCATTCAGTCCATTATACAGAGCCCTCCCGGTGTCTAACTTGCTCGAAAGAACTGGGAAGTAACTCACTTGCACTTTCCCATCCTTATACCTCTGGGGAAGCTGCTCTGCCTGGAAGTCGTCCTCCTTTTCCCCACCTCTAATTGCACTCAGCGCTCAAGTCCCCCTCGCCCCCACTCAGGCAGCAACTCCTTTGTTGCTGCACATTCACCCCTCACTACAGTGCAGACTGAGTGCCCCTTAGGTCTGAAACTACATTTgatcccctcccctgccccccactgaATAAAGCAATGTTCCGGAAATGATGCCAAAAGTATACTGCAGTGTTCATTAAATCAAGCTAAGTCCTCCTCTTTCCTGGTCTTGGGTCTCTGCAATATTTGGGCAGGGTGGTGGTAGTGGTATCTTGGAAGGGAATTAGAGGCTTGGTAGGAAGGGCCATGTTTCTCACCCCCATGCAAGGTAATGAGAGCAGGCCACAGCTCACGTCCTGGCTGAAGTCATGTCTAGGTTTAGGAGCAGAATGGGGCAAGAATACCCTGGGAAACTCTGGAGAACCTCACTCTGTGCCCCAGAACTTAGTCTGATACCAACTATTGCTTGGAGAAGCCTACCATCCAGAGGCAGGATGGAGCTGCCTCTAATGAAAGTGAGGACATGGCTGCCATGGATGCAGCCTATCACCGACATTGCTCAATGTTCCCAAGAGCTAAATGGATCTATGAAAGGTAACTGGGCAAACGGATACTTTCCTAGAGCGCTGCCAGGTAAGGGCACACAACCCCAGTTAAAGAATTTACACTATTCAGAGGAGGAGGGAGTCAGAGCAGGCCAGCGAGGGTGCAGCCTGTGATCTAGAAAGACAGCACCAGAAGGTACAGAAAGGTAGGGGTCTCTGAAGAACCCGTGGAAAGGTCCCACGAGAGGAAGAACTAGCCTCTGGGAATCTGCCAGAAACAAACACACCTGACACTTCAGACCTTCCCTTTCCCCTTCTGTACCCAGGAAAGCCAGACCCCCCTCCCTTACTTCTGAGGACAAGTCTCCCTTTCTCCAGCACAAGAAACATTCTGAAGCCCCAACAAGCATTCTCTAAGCTCCTGCGGGGAACTACTTCAGATTTCCTTCTAGAATATATATCTCCTCCAAATGCATCCCAAGGGAGTCTAGAGACCCTCCCCACAAGGCCCTCTAAATGGATGCTCAGATGCAGGCTTCTGACACCTCATCTTGAAGGCAGCACCCAACTCACTTGTTGCACATGAGCAGCACTTCCAGCTCCTTGACATTGTGGACCAGGAACTTTCGGAAGCCGCTGGGTAGCATGTGCTTCGTTTTCTTGTTGCTCCCATAACCAATGTTGGGCATCAAGATCTGGCCCTTGAATCTTCTCCGCACCCTGTTGTCAATGCCTCTGGGTTTCCGCCAGTTACGCTGAAATACACGCACAGGTGGGTTCACGTCTGTGTAGAATGCCAAATCGTCTTTGGGGAAGGGAGAACTCCAAATGAAAACAGGCCCCAAAAAACCACAATTGTCATGTTTGGATAACAAGATTTCCCTACTCTATATGGTTTTTTTCAGTGAAAAAAGTAGAGGCTCCTGCCTTTGACCATCAAGGATGTATCCTGGGTTGGGGAGCCCACCTCCCATCCCGACTCCTCTTAAGCAAAATAAAAGTAGAGCAAATACTGACGGAACTGTGCATATAGTAACCAAACATAGATTTAGACATTTCTCATTTATAAGATAGAGATAATCTATCCCTTGTGTTGTTCATAAGGCCAAAGACAAAACAAAGCCCTCTAGATGTCtcatttaaacaaacaaaaaagtgtcATTTAAATGCAAACATTCAGCTTACTCGTCAAGCCATGGCGAGATCCAGTAAGGCAGACTCTGGGAGACTTGGGCTTTTAAGGAGAGCTCTTCTACCAAACACACTGCTCATTTTACCAAAGGTAATCTGCCGACTAGGTGATGTCAGAAATGCCTCTTTAGGAGCCCCCCCTCTTTCTTCACCCCAACACCCATTTCCATCCCAAGGCCACATACCTTAATTTTGACATATCTGTCTGATTGGTGCCTGATGAACTTCTTGGTCCTCTTTTTGACGATCTTGGGCTTCACTAGGGGTCTGAGGGCAGCCATGATGCCTTCAAGAAAAAGGCAGAACACGTCTAAGAAAAGAGTCCTGGAAGGTGGCCTTcctgcccagggtttgaacactGTCGCAGAGGATCTTCCAATCACCAGCTACTGAGTAAACTGGGAATGGAATGGGCATCTCTGCCAGGCTTGCTTTCCCTCCCATCTCCGAAGCTGGTAGAATACTAGCCATTCTCCAGACGCGATCCTGGGAGGTCAGGGCTCACCTCACCCAGTCGGAGCCCAAGAACGAAGGCCAATGGCAGAACCCAAAACTGACCCCAAGATGGTCTCAGCCTAAAAGCAACATCAAATCCTACCAAAAAGGGAGGGGAATCCTACCCCAAGAAGCATAGCATACCAACCCCCCAATCtggttaaattaaaaaacaacaacaacaaagctttatttcaaattgaaaacaaagcaaaacaaaacagaaaaaaaggaactcAACAAGTTATAGAAGCATTActtctaaaaagttctgtccaggcgaTTTCATCTCATATACATGACATAGTCaaagtctccttattaatgaaaaaaaaaaaagcttaatcaCATTCAGTTTCCTATTAGTTGTATGAGCCTTGGGCATCTACTTGAACCTGAGTCTCAGTTTTAACACCTGGAAAAGAGAGATGCTGCTGCACACGGCAGGTTTGCCCATCGCCCAGCACAAAACAAATAACCCCATAAAGAGAAGCTTACAATTCCCCTATAATACAGCTCCTCTTATACCCTGGAGGCCCACACAAAATCATACCATACTTCTAAAATGCTTCAAGACCTCGAACATACTCTTGTACCTAATGATCACCCTCTGAGAATCAGCCTAAAAGACACCTTCCTCAAGGAAGTCTTCCCGGTTATTCCGTTTTCTTCAGAGCCATTTTTTGCTCGGCACACGGACACTTTTCCTCCAGGACCATAATATCCTCAAAGGCAAGGGTGCAGCTTCACCTTCGTATTCCCAGAGATCCTGACCGCTGTCAGGCTCTCTTTTTAACCACCTAACTAGTCGACTCACAGCTGTTTCGGGCGGTGCAGCTGCAGCCGCAATGCCCCTAGTCCGAGACGGGCGCGGGGAGCGCACCGGGCCGCAGCAGTGAACAGTACACGTGGGCAAGCACCGCCGGGCGCCGGGACCCGGGGATAAGAGCAGAGCCGCCAGGTCGGGCACCCCGAGCTGCTCCACCGTCAGAGAGATCCCTTTGGTCTGGACACAACGGGCGCCCTGAGCTCCGTGAACTGAATCCAGCTTTCAACAGCTCTGACCCCAGGCGGCTCCCGTAGGAGGGCGAGCAGCCCCGGGGGAGGAAACCCGTTTCGACCCCGGCCGCTTCGCTACGGTCGTTGGCGCTCCAGCCAGCCGACCAGTACCATGGCCACCGAGACGACCGCGCGGAAGGGGAGGCCGCCTCACCAGGGGGCGATGGGATCAGATAGAAGCCGTAGGGTCGCGGATGGACGATGATTGTGACTCACCGGGTCGGAGATGGCGACCACCTCCGTAGGCAGCGccgaggaagagagggaaggagaggtggCGCGCAAGCGATGATGGAACTTACCCCCTGGGTCCTGGCAGAGAAAATGTGAGTCCTTTCGGCTACGAATTTttcaaaggaaaaccaaaagccagaggaaaaatattgcaaaaatgcttatatatatctatatttcatTAGACATTAATTTTATAGGAGTAATGCTGGAAATTTGTCATATATGCCCTTGGAACCACGTAGAAAATATAAAGTTCTTTTTGAGCTTCCAAGACCTGGCGGCACACATACTTCCGCCAGCACTTGAAGCCCGGCGTTCCGAGGATAATCCAGCTTTTAGGTTATTTCCGCCAGCGTTCCGTCTGTCCCGAGGAGCGCCTCTTAGTGGCCAGGAGGGAACAAACCAGGGACTTCCTAATAATTCACTCAGGTGAACTTACACAGTAAGTAGTAGCGGGAGTCTAACGGCCAACACTCAGTGGGCACTTACTATCCCCACTACAAGTCTATGAGGTAGTACTTGCATATGTGAAAACTGAAGAGTCCACACTTCTGACCATCAAACTGTCTGGTTTGTATATTGTTCctggtttgcttttctttgcttttgtctttaaaattattatgaaaatcatatttgggggggtggggaacctCCCCTTGACTCCACAATTCAAATACAGTGTCATTGGTGACCTTGACAAGGTAGTCCCAGGGGCAAGATGGGGACAGAAGCTAAACTAGATTGTGTTGACAAAAACTGAATGAGCAGTGAGCGGGGAAAGTGTTGAAGACTCCCTCATGAGACTCTGGCTGTGAAGGGAAGGGGTGTGCTGGGGTTTGAGAAGACCCAGAGAAGTAAAAtgtcttgtccaaggtcacacagctggcacatggtaggaCTGGGACCAGAATCTTGCTGTGTCTGTGGCTACACCACACCTAGTGAGTCCTTTGTATCTCCAGGGCAGTGGAAAGTCAGCTGGGATGGGGAGTGTGGAAGCACTTTGCTAATGGTAGCCCACATCATGCGAGTTACAGAGGAAGCCTTGATGGGGTCAAAAGGAGGGCACTCATGAACCAGAGAAGATGCCTTCAATTTCCAGAGACTCAAGAGATTTAGAAGCAGTCACCTGAATGGCTCGGTCTTTGGGGAGGGACATGCTGCCACCTCATTTTACCGAGGGCACAGGGGTACCCACATTGCCTGCCGCTCACCGGTGGTCACTTGAGATCCCAAAACAAGAGGCTGGAGGGCCCAGGCAGGCATCCCTGTTGTCATTCCAGGGAAGGGCACCTGCTGTATTCCCCCAGGCTCAAGACCCCAGCTCTCCAAACCCGACCCTCCCATCCCCTAGCAACGTCCCTGAGCAAGAAATCACACCAGCTCATTCCTGAGTAACACAAGAAAAACTCCAATCCAGTTTATTTAAAAAGGGCAAAGGGCAGGAAGGGAAACATTCAAAAACTGCCCATCTTTTCTTGTACACATTAACCCTCACCCTGGACAATTCTGATCTGGTGGGAACCATCCCaccaaaattatttgtttttgtctAGCTCTTTTGACAGTTCCCTTGTGTCTATGGTTCTGCGCCACTAGCTGcaccagccccaggccccaggacTTCTGGGCTCAGAAACTGCTGGTTCGCTCTAGTTGATGTAGTAGACCTTGGGGGCATCATGATAGGCGCAGGTCATGTATTTCATGTCCTTAATGGGCCACCAGTGGTTGGAGTGGTAGGCAGCTGGGTAGGTGTGACGCTGGTGTTGGACGCAACTGAAGAGCGCCAGGCTCCGGTCCACGGCCACAGTGGGCAGGTAGAGCCGCAGCTTGTCAAGGAGGTGGCCCGGCCAGAAGAAGTTGGGATGGGTTCTCTGCTGACCGCCGGACCTCTTCGCCTTCAGCTTcctggaaaagaagaagacacGGGAAGGTCATGATGGCAAGGGAGGCCGGGGCTGGGGCTCCTTGTAACGGAACAAACCAATTATGACCAAAGTTGAGATTTAACACTGGGCTAAGTGCTTTAGCATTCCACTCCTCACAACAATTCCATGTGATAGGTCTTGTTATCCTATTTACCTTAGAAATGAGGAAGCCTTAAGAGGCTGAGTcacttccccaaggtcacacaataaGTAGCAGAGTGTGAGCTTGACTCCCATTTGGCTGCCTCTAACAATCCAACTCTTAAGCATATACTGTCTATTCTCTAGAGGCATTTTAAGGCACTGTTCAGAGTACAGCCAGCAGAGCTGGGCTTCAATCCCCATGCCACCACTTAAAACATGCGTGACTTGgaacaagacttttttttttaaggaggtatcagggattgaacccaggacctcttcctgggaagcaggcgctccaccactgagctacatcctctcccaaTGGagagttttgtgggttttttttcatttgtttttaggaggtaccagggatcaaacctgggatcttgtacatgggaagcaggcactcagccactgagctacatctgctctctggAGCAAGACATTTAACTCTTGTGTACCTCAGCTTCCTTTCGTATTAAATGGATATGCTGAGAATAACTTATTTCATAGAGTTGATGAGAGGATTAAAATGAATTAACACATGTAAAGCACTCAGAGAGTGCCTACTTGGCATTCCATAAATGTTGTTTTACAATCTCTTAGCTCCTGGGGACTCTTGAACCCCAGATACTGTGCTACTAGCTTCCAAAACAGCATTATATGTACCTCCAGGAGAGTGTGAAGGCATAGGATAAACAGAGCCCACTTCTCTGGAGTACTAATTTACTTGAAGATGTAAGGGGAGGCAAACCTTAACTTTATATTAAAGTAAGCACAGACAACTTATGTAAATG
The Dasypus novemcinctus isolate mDasNov1 chromosome 26, mDasNov1.1.hap2, whole genome shotgun sequence genome window above contains:
- the RPL32 gene encoding large ribosomal subunit protein eL32; this encodes MAALRPLVKPKIVKKRTKKFIRHQSDRYVKIKRNWRKPRGIDNRVRRRFKGQILMPNIGYGSNKKTKHMLPSGFRKFLVHNVKELEVLLMCNKSYCAEIAHNVSSKNRKAIVERAAQLAIRVTNPNARLRSEENE